Proteins found in one Brachypodium distachyon strain Bd21 chromosome 5, Brachypodium_distachyon_v3.0, whole genome shotgun sequence genomic segment:
- the LOC100833351 gene encoding peroxidase 72 yields the protein MNTTEQTGGPGWKVPLGRKDSQNASLSGSSKLIPAPNDTLSTITTKFHNQGLNIVDLVTPSGAHTIGDARCVSFRQRLYNQNDDGWRRPDPTLNPVYAAKLKGRCPRSGGDQNLFALDPVGQFRFDNQYYKNILALKGLLSSDEALLTQSHETMKLVKSYAANNGLFFQQFAKSMVKMGNISPLTGFNGEIRKNCRRVNRFQDSIRSW from the exons ATGAACACAACCGAGCAGACGGGTGGACCAGGCTGGAAGGTGCCACTGGGGAGGAAGGACTCGCAAAACGCCAGCTTGAGCGGCTCCAGCAAGCTCATCCCTGCTCCAAATGACACTCTctccaccatcaccaccaagtTCCACAACCAGGGTCTCAACATCGTCGACCTCGTCACGCCCTCAG GGGCACACACCATCGGCGACGCACGCTGCGTGAGCTTCCGGCAGCGGCTGTACAACCAAAACGACGACGGGTGGCGCCGCCCCGACCCAACGCTGAACCCGGTGTACGCCGCGAAGCTGAAGGGCCGGTGCCCGCGGTCCGGCGGCGACCAGAACCTATTCGCACTCGACCCTGTCGGCCAGTTCCGGTTCGACAACCAGTACTACAAAAACATCTTAGCCTTGAAAGGCTTGCTCAGCTCCGACGAGGCCCTGCTGACGCAGAGCCACGAGACCATGAAGCTTGTCAAGAGCTACGCCGCCAACAATGGTCTCTTCTTCCAGCAGTTCGCCAAGTCCATGGTCAAGATGGGCAACATCTCGCCGCTGACGGGGTTCAACGGCGAGATCAGAAAGAACTGCAGGAGGGTCAACCGCTTTCAAGACTCTATTCGAAGCTGGTGA
- the LOC100833656 gene encoding ethylene receptor 2: MAGAARPRIPFLWVLMFLFSLLLPLPSVAPTAADFSHCGGCDDGDGALWSTESILQCQKVSDFLIAAAYFSIPLELLYFTTCSDLFPLKWIFLQFGAFIVLCGLTHLIAVFTYEPHSFHVVLALTVAKFLTALVSFATAITLLTLIPQLLRVKVRENFLRIKARELDQEVGKMKRQEEASWHVRMLTQEIRKSLDRHTILYTTMVELSKTLELQNCAVWMPNESRTEMILTHHLREREITESHSGSIPIGDPDVVQIKATRGAIVLGEDSALGIASRCNPQAGAAVAAIRMPMLRVSNFKGGTPEVMQTSYAILVLVLPEDGSLGWGEQELEIVEVIADQVAVALSHAAVLEESQLMREKLAQQHRDLLRAKHEAMMATEARNSFQSAMYDGMRRPMHSILGLVSMMQQESMNPEQRLVMDAIVKTSSVASTLMNDVMQTSTMNREHLSLVRRPFSLHSLIKEAVSVVRCLSGAKGVDFEFQVDNSLPERVVGDEKRVFHIVLHMVGTLIHQCSAGCLSLHVNSYNDMEERHNQDWMLQRANLSAGYVCVKFMIRIRKSEDNLLGSSSSKISQEPNASSSEMGLSFNMCKKIVQMMNGNIWSISDSKGLRETVMLALQFQVQHVTPVSGASSDLYRSSPIPNFNGLHVLLVDGDDTNRAVTHKLLEKLGCRVFSVSSGIQCMSSFAGGESSFQLVIVDLTMHTMDGFEVALAIRKFRHNSWPPLIVALAASADDSVRDQCQRSGINGLLQKPVTLAALGDELYRVLQHN; the protein is encoded by the exons ATGGCAGGAGCAGCGCGGCCGAGGATCCCCTTCTTGTGGGTCCTCATGTTCCTCTTCTCGCTGCTTCTGCCactgccgtcggtggcgccgaccgccgccgaTTTCAGCCACTGCGGCGGctgcgacgacggcgacggcgccctCTGGAGCACGGAGAGCATCCTGCAATGCCAGAAAGTGAGCGACTtcctcatcgccgccgcctactTCTCCATCCCGCTGGAGCTGCTCTACTTCACCACCTGCTCCGACCTCTTCCCCCTCAAATGGATCTTCCTGCAGTTCGGCGCCTTCATCGTGCTCTGCGGCCTCACCCACCTCATCGCGGTCTTCACCTACGAGCCCCATTCCTTCCACGTCGTCCTCGCCCTTACCGTTGCCAAGTTCTTGACCGCCCTCGTCTCCTTCGCCACGGCCATCACGCTGCTCACGCTCATACCCCAGCTGCTCAGGGTCAAGGTCAGGGAGAACTTCCTTAGGATCAAGGCACGGGAGCTGGACCAGGAGGTGGGGAAGATGAAGAGGCAAGAGGAGGCCAGCTGGCATGTGCGGATGCTCACCCAAGAGATTCGCAAGTCGCTTGACAGGCACACCATCCTCTACACCACCATGGTTGAGCTCTCCAAGACGCTCGAGCTGCAGAACTGTGCTGTGTGGATGCCTAATGAGAGCAGGACAGAGATGATCTTGACACATCAtttgagagagagggagatcACAGAGTCACACAGCGGCTCCATTCCAATCGGTGACCCGGACGTGGTTCAAATCAAGGCAACAAGGGGTGCCATAGTTCTCGGGGAAGACTCGGCGCTTGGGATCGCAAGCAGGTGCAATCCTCAAGCAGGGGCTGCTGTTGCTGCGATACGGATGCCGATGTTGAGGGTGTCCAATTTCAAAGGAGGCACTCCAGAAGTGATGCAAACGAGTTATGCTATTCTGGTTTTGGTTTTACCCGAGGATGGTTCGCTGGGGTGGGGTGAACAGGAGTTGGAGATTGTTGAAGTAATCGCTGATCAAGTGGCAGTCGCCCTGTCACATGCTGCAGTTCTGGAGGAGTCTCAGTTGATGCGAGAGAAACTTGCCCAGCAACATAGAGACTTGCTGCGGGCAAAGCATGAAGCTATGATGGCAACTGAAGCTAGGAATTCCTTTCAGAGTGCCATGTATGACGGAATGCGTAGACCAATGCACTCAATCCTTGGGCTTGTCTCAATGATGCAACAAGAAAGTATGAATCCTGAGCAAAGGCTTGTAATGGATGCCATTGTCAAGACGAGTAGTGTTGCCTCGACATTGATGAATGATGTCATGCAAACATCAACGATGAACCGTGAGCATTTATCTCTGGTGAGGAGGCCATTCAGTCTCCATTCCTTGATCAAGGAAGCAGTCAGTGTTGTAAGATGTTTATCTGGTGCCAAGGGAGttgattttgaatttcaagttgATAATTCTTTGCCTGAAAGGGTTGTTGGTGATGAGAAAAGGGTTTTCCACATTGTGTTGCACATGGTAGGTACTCTAATACACCAGTGTAGTGCAGGCTGCCTCTCTTTACATGTGAATAGTTACAATGATATGGAAGAGAGGCATAATCAGGATTGGATGCTGCAAAGAGCAAACTTGTCTGCGGGCTATGTATGTGTGAAGTTTATGATTAGGATTAGAAAATCTGAAGACAACCTTTTGGGCTCATCATCCAGCAAAATAAGTCAAGAACCCAATGCTAGCAGTTCGGAGATGGGACTCAGCTTCAACATGTGCAAGAAGATTGTGCAG ATGATGAATGGTAATATTTGGTCAATATCAGATTCAAAAGGTCTCAGAGAAACTGTCATGCTCGCTCTGCAGTTCCAGGTGCAACATGTGACCCCTGTCTCTGGAGCATCCTCGGACCTATACCGGTCATCACCAATTCCCAACTTTAACGGACTGCATGTCCTTCTTGTGGACGGTGATGACACCAACCGAGCCGTTACTCACAAGCTCCTGGAGAAGCTTGGCTGCCGAGTCTTCTCGGTTAGTTCCGGCATCCAATGCATGAGCTCCTTTGCTGGTGGCGAGTCCTCCTTCCAGCTGGTGATCGTTGACCTAACCATGCATACGATGGATGGATTTGAAGTAGCTCTCGCAATCCGGAAGTTCAGGCACAACAGCTGGCCGCCGCTGATTGTTGCCCTTGCAGCAAGCGCTGATGACAGTGTCCGGGATCAATGTCAGCGGTCAGGAATAAACGGTCTGCTCCAGAAACCAGTTACGTTAGCAGCTCTGGGGGATGAACTGTATAGAGTCCTTCAGCACAATTGA